A portion of the Streptomyces platensis genome contains these proteins:
- a CDS encoding Ppx/GppA phosphatase family protein: MRLGVLDVGSNTVHLLVVDAHPGARPLPAYSHKAELRLAELLDEDGAISDAGVERLVATIHEALQVAEDKGVESVLPFATSAIREATNGEDVLRRVTLETDAELQVLSGEDEARLTFLAARRWLGWSAGRLLVLDIGGGSLEIAYGLDEDPDVAVSLPLGAGRLTAGDLPGDPPEADDVRTLRRRVRAEIAKVVSEFTRYGTPDQVVGTSKTFKQLARIAGAARSAEGLYVQRELTRKKLEEWVPRLAVMSAEERVTLPGVSEGRSRQLLAGALVAEAAMDLFGVETLEICPWALREGVILRRLDHLP; encoded by the coding sequence ATGAGACTCGGTGTCCTCGATGTGGGTTCGAATACGGTCCATCTGCTGGTGGTGGACGCACACCCGGGCGCGCGCCCGCTGCCCGCCTATTCGCACAAGGCGGAGCTGCGCCTTGCCGAACTCCTCGACGAGGACGGCGCGATAAGCGACGCCGGGGTGGAGCGCCTGGTGGCGACCATCCACGAGGCGCTCCAGGTGGCCGAGGACAAGGGCGTCGAGAGCGTGCTGCCGTTCGCCACGTCGGCGATCCGGGAGGCCACCAACGGGGAGGACGTGCTGCGCCGGGTCACCCTGGAGACCGATGCCGAGCTCCAGGTGCTCTCCGGTGAGGACGAGGCGCGGCTCACCTTCCTCGCCGCCCGCCGCTGGCTGGGCTGGTCGGCCGGCCGGCTGCTGGTGCTGGACATCGGCGGCGGCTCGCTGGAGATCGCCTACGGGCTCGACGAGGACCCGGACGTGGCGGTGTCGCTGCCGCTGGGCGCCGGCCGGCTCACCGCGGGCGATCTGCCCGGCGACCCGCCGGAGGCCGATGACGTCCGGACGCTGCGCCGCCGGGTCCGGGCCGAGATCGCCAAGGTGGTGAGCGAATTCACCCGCTACGGCACGCCCGACCAGGTCGTGGGCACGTCCAAGACCTTCAAGCAGCTGGCCCGGATCGCGGGCGCCGCGCGCTCCGCCGAGGGCCTCTACGTCCAGCGTGAGCTGACCCGTAAGAAGCTGGAGGAGTGGGTGCCGCGGCTGGCCGTGATGTCCGCGGAGGAGCGGGTGACGCTGCCCGGGGTGTCCGAGGGGCGCTCACGGCAGCTGCTCGCCGGGGCGCTGGTCGCCGAGGCGGCGATGGACCTGTTCGGGGTCGAGACGCTGGAGATCTGCCCGTGGGCGCTGCGCGAGGGCGTCATTCTGCGCCGGCTGGACCACCTGCCGTAG
- a CDS encoding sugar phosphate isomerase/epimerase family protein, with amino-acid sequence MTEPVVRIPDAKVALSTASVYPESTATAFEIAARLGYDGVEVMVWTDPVSQDIDALRRLSDYHGVPVLAVHAPCLLITQRVWSTDPWVKLQRARNAAEKLGASTVVVHPPFRWQRSYAREFVRGVWRMAHETDVKFAVENMYPWRYRDREMLAYAPDWDPTNDDYRHFTVDLSHTATARNDALAMVERMGDRLGHVHLADGNGSAKDEHLVPGRGSQPCAEVLERLAATGFSGHVVVEVNTRRAMSAAEREADLAEALAFTRLHLASPSRIQGP; translated from the coding sequence GTGACAGAGCCAGTGGTGCGCATCCCGGATGCGAAGGTCGCGCTGTCCACGGCCTCGGTGTATCCGGAGTCGACGGCGACGGCCTTCGAGATCGCCGCACGCCTCGGCTACGACGGTGTCGAGGTCATGGTGTGGACCGATCCGGTCAGCCAGGACATCGACGCGCTGCGCCGGCTCTCGGACTACCACGGGGTGCCGGTGCTGGCCGTCCACGCCCCGTGTCTGCTGATCACCCAGCGGGTCTGGTCCACCGACCCGTGGGTCAAGCTCCAGCGCGCCCGCAACGCCGCGGAGAAGCTGGGCGCCTCGACGGTGGTCGTGCACCCGCCGTTCCGCTGGCAGCGCAGCTACGCCCGGGAGTTCGTCCGCGGGGTGTGGCGGATGGCGCACGAGACGGACGTGAAATTCGCCGTCGAGAACATGTACCCGTGGCGCTACCGGGACCGCGAGATGCTCGCCTACGCCCCCGACTGGGACCCCACCAACGACGACTACCGGCACTTCACCGTCGACCTGTCGCACACCGCCACCGCCCGCAACGACGCGCTGGCGATGGTGGAGCGGATGGGCGACCGCCTGGGGCATGTCCACCTCGCCGACGGCAACGGCTCCGCCAAGGACGAGCATCTGGTGCCGGGTCGCGGCAGCCAGCCCTGCGCCGAGGTCCTGGAGCGGCTGGCCGCCACCGGCTTCAGCGGACATGTCGTCGTCGAGGTCAACACCCGCCGGGCGATGTCCGCCGCCGAACGCGAGGCCGATCTGGCCGAGGCGCTGGCCTTCACCCGGCTGCACCTCGCCTCCCCGAGCCGGATCCAGGGCCCGTGA
- a CDS encoding TetR family transcriptional regulator, which yields MTGGRDDATPGPGTPPAPPRRRGRPARAAAEEGPGARERILAAARTEFAARGYDKTSVRGIAKAAGVDAALVHHYFGTKEQVFAAAIELTFAPALTMPDALAGGGADVGERMARFMFGVWENPVSRPALLAIMRSALTNETAAAVLRGLIERRMLQRVAGELHVPDPEFRVQLAAGHLIGIAMLRYVIKMDPIASADPEEIIAMVAPTLQRYLTRP from the coding sequence GTGACCGGCGGCCGGGACGACGCGACCCCGGGGCCCGGTACACCGCCCGCACCGCCCCGCCGCCGCGGCCGCCCGGCCCGCGCCGCCGCGGAGGAGGGCCCCGGCGCCCGGGAGCGCATCCTGGCCGCGGCCCGTACGGAGTTCGCGGCGCGCGGCTACGACAAGACCTCGGTCCGTGGTATCGCCAAGGCGGCCGGGGTGGACGCGGCGCTGGTCCATCACTACTTCGGCACCAAGGAGCAGGTCTTCGCGGCGGCCATCGAGCTGACCTTCGCGCCCGCGCTGACCATGCCGGACGCGCTGGCGGGCGGCGGCGCGGACGTCGGCGAGCGGATGGCCCGCTTCATGTTCGGCGTCTGGGAGAACCCGGTCAGCCGGCCCGCGCTGCTGGCGATCATGCGCTCGGCGCTGACCAACGAGACCGCCGCGGCGGTGCTGCGCGGCCTCATCGAGCGCCGGATGCTCCAGCGGGTGGCGGGCGAACTGCACGTCCCCGACCCGGAGTTCCGGGTGCAGCTGGCCGCCGGGCACCTCATCGGCATCGCCATGCTGCGCTACGTGATCAAGATGGACCCGATCGCCTCCGCGGACCCCGAGGAGATCATCGCCATGGTGGCGCCGACTCTCCAGCGGTATCTGACACGACCCTGA
- the ilvD gene encoding dihydroxy-acid dehydratase has translation MPDLRSRTVTHGRNMAGARALMQASGVAREDFGKPIIAVANSFTEFVPGHTHLQPVGRIVSEAIHAAGGIAREFNTIAVDDGIAMGHGGMLYSLPSRDLIADSVEYMVEAHCADALICISNCDKITPGMLMAAMRLNIPAVFVSGGPMEAGKTTLVDGTVRTLDLVDAISDAVNDKISDEDILRIEENACPTCGSCSGMFTANSMNCLTEAIGLSLPGNGSTLATHTARRALYENAGRTVVEITKRHYDEDDHTVLPRNIGTRAAFENAMALDIAMGGSTNTILHLLAAAQEAGLNFDLDDINAVSRRVPCLAKVAPNVAPGGTYYMEDVHRAGGIPAILGELYRGGLLNEDVHTVHSATIEDWLKTWDVRGGSPSDEAVELWHAAPGCKRSATAFSQSERWASLDVDAAGGCIRDMAHAYSVDGGLAVLKGNIAEDGCVVKTAGVDESIWTFEGPAVVCESQEEAVDKILKKQVKEGDVVVIRYEGPKGGPGMQEMLYPTSFLKGRGLGKTCALVTDGRFSGGTSGLSIGHASPEAAAGGTIALVEDGDRIRIDIPHRTIELLVSDADLAARREALGGVYAPKQRERKVSAALRAYAAMATSADKGAVRDVNSLG, from the coding sequence GTGCCTGATCTGAGGTCCCGCACCGTTACCCATGGCCGCAACATGGCCGGCGCCCGAGCCCTTATGCAGGCCTCCGGCGTAGCGCGCGAGGACTTCGGCAAGCCGATCATCGCGGTCGCCAACAGCTTCACCGAGTTCGTGCCTGGCCACACCCACCTCCAGCCGGTCGGCCGGATCGTCTCCGAGGCGATCCACGCCGCGGGCGGCATCGCGCGCGAGTTCAACACCATCGCGGTCGACGACGGCATCGCGATGGGCCACGGCGGCATGCTCTACAGCCTGCCCTCCCGCGACCTGATCGCCGACTCCGTCGAGTACATGGTCGAGGCGCACTGCGCGGACGCGCTGATCTGCATCTCCAACTGCGACAAGATCACGCCCGGCATGCTGATGGCCGCGATGCGGCTCAACATCCCGGCCGTCTTCGTCTCCGGCGGCCCGATGGAGGCCGGCAAGACGACCCTCGTCGACGGCACCGTCCGCACCCTCGACCTGGTCGACGCGATCTCCGACGCCGTCAACGACAAGATCTCCGACGAGGACATCCTCCGCATCGAGGAGAACGCCTGCCCGACCTGCGGATCCTGTTCGGGCATGTTCACCGCCAACTCGATGAACTGCCTGACCGAGGCCATCGGCCTCTCGCTGCCCGGCAACGGCTCGACGCTGGCCACCCACACCGCCCGCAGGGCGCTGTACGAGAACGCCGGCCGCACGGTCGTCGAGATCACCAAGCGGCACTACGACGAGGACGACCACACCGTCCTGCCGCGCAACATCGGCACCCGCGCCGCCTTCGAGAACGCCATGGCCCTGGACATCGCCATGGGCGGCTCGACGAACACGATCCTGCACCTGCTCGCCGCGGCGCAGGAAGCCGGCCTGAACTTCGACCTGGACGACATCAACGCCGTCTCCCGCCGGGTTCCCTGCCTGGCGAAGGTCGCCCCGAACGTCGCCCCCGGCGGCACGTACTACATGGAGGACGTGCACCGCGCCGGCGGCATCCCCGCCATCCTCGGTGAGCTCTACCGCGGCGGTCTGCTCAACGAGGACGTGCACACCGTCCACAGCGCCACGATCGAGGACTGGCTCAAGACCTGGGACGTGCGCGGCGGCTCCCCCTCCGACGAGGCCGTCGAGCTGTGGCACGCGGCCCCCGGCTGCAAGCGCTCCGCGACCGCCTTCTCACAGTCCGAGCGCTGGGCGTCCCTCGATGTGGACGCGGCCGGCGGCTGCATCCGCGACATGGCACACGCCTACTCCGTCGACGGCGGCCTGGCGGTCCTCAAGGGCAACATCGCCGAGGACGGCTGCGTCGTGAAGACTGCCGGCGTCGACGAGTCCATCTGGACCTTCGAGGGCCCGGCCGTGGTCTGCGAGTCCCAGGAGGAGGCCGTCGACAAGATCCTCAAGAAGCAGGTCAAGGAGGGCGACGTCGTCGTCATCCGTTACGAGGGCCCCAAGGGCGGCCCCGGCATGCAGGAGATGCTCTACCCGACGTCCTTCCTCAAGGGCCGCGGCCTGGGCAAGACCTGCGCGCTGGTCACCGACGGCCGCTTCTCCGGCGGCACGTCCGGCCTGTCCATCGGCCACGCCTCGCCCGAGGCGGCGGCCGGCGGCACCATCGCCCTCGTCGAGGACGGCGACCGCATCCGGATCGACATCCCCCACCGCACGATCGAACTCCTCGTCTCGGACGCCGACCTGGCCGCCCGCCGGGAAGCCCTCGGCGGCGTCTACGCCCCCAAGCAGCGCGAACGCAAGGTCTCGGCGGCGCTGCGGGCATACGCGGCGATGGCGACCAGCGCGGACAAGGGCGCGGTGCGGGACGTGAACTCGCTGGGGTGA
- a CDS encoding DUF397 domain-containing protein has product MRAINLSTLTWRKSSYSNQDGGECVEVSDDLLSAATWRKSSYSNQDGGQCIEVSDDFPALVPVRDSKAPHGPALLFDAAAWASFVTAVKGGTLPGA; this is encoded by the coding sequence GTGCGAGCCATCAACCTGAGCACCCTCACCTGGCGTAAGAGCTCATACAGCAACCAGGACGGCGGCGAGTGCGTTGAAGTTTCCGACGACCTCCTGAGCGCTGCCACCTGGCGCAAGTCCAGCTACAGCAACCAGGATGGAGGCCAGTGCATCGAGGTCTCCGACGACTTCCCCGCCCTAGTCCCCGTCCGTGACAGCAAGGCCCCCCACGGCCCGGCACTCCTCTTCGACGCCGCCGCCTGGGCATCCTTCGTCACCGCCGTAAAGGGCGGAACCCTGCCCGGCGCCTGA
- a CDS encoding helix-turn-helix domain-containing protein — translation MPPRRAVTGRSQEPRQRYAEELRLLRAQKGDSLRQLGEALGWDWSLFGKMEKGETLGGPEVAQALDQYYGTAGLLLTLWELAAGDPTQFRERYRRYMTLEAEAMSMWHYAVSALPGLLQTGSYARDLLSVGGSSDEELTRHVQARVGRRELLDDDEAPRFRTILSEAVLRTPLADAEEWREQLEHLLTMGDRPHVMVQVVRQECGLHALTNTDTMFLRLPDGRTVAWVETGYSGELVEETAAVERLQLSYDLVRDLALSPVESGKFIRQMLEEASCEPST, via the coding sequence ATGCCACCGAGGCGAGCGGTCACCGGCCGAAGCCAGGAGCCGCGCCAGCGCTACGCAGAAGAGCTGCGATTACTGCGGGCCCAGAAGGGCGACAGCCTCCGGCAGCTCGGCGAAGCGCTGGGCTGGGACTGGTCGCTGTTCGGGAAGATGGAGAAGGGCGAGACCCTCGGCGGCCCGGAGGTCGCCCAGGCGCTGGACCAGTATTACGGGACGGCGGGGCTGCTGCTGACGCTGTGGGAGTTGGCGGCCGGGGATCCTACGCAATTCCGCGAGCGGTACCGGCGTTACATGACGCTGGAAGCCGAAGCGATGAGCATGTGGCATTACGCAGTGAGTGCGCTGCCTGGACTGCTTCAGACAGGAAGCTACGCACGCGACTTGCTCTCAGTGGGAGGCAGCAGCGATGAAGAGCTGACCCGACATGTTCAGGCACGTGTAGGGCGTCGGGAGTTGCTCGATGACGACGAGGCTCCGCGCTTCCGCACCATCTTGTCCGAGGCCGTGCTGCGCACACCGTTGGCGGACGCCGAGGAGTGGCGTGAACAGCTTGAGCACCTGCTGACCATGGGAGACCGACCGCACGTCATGGTTCAAGTCGTTCGACAGGAATGCGGACTCCACGCCCTGACGAACACGGACACGATGTTCTTGCGGCTCCCGGATGGGCGCACCGTCGCATGGGTGGAGACCGGATATTCGGGCGAACTCGTCGAGGAAACGGCAGCAGTCGAACGACTTCAGCTCAGCTACGATCTGGTTCGTGACTTAGCCCTATCCCCGGTTGAGTCAGGGAAGTTCATCAGGCAGATGTTGGAGGAAGCCTCGTGCGAGCCATCAACCTGA